One genomic window of Nitrosomonas sp. Is35 includes the following:
- the efp gene encoding elongation factor P, translating into MKTAMELRSGNVVMVGNDPMVVQRAEFTKSGRNASVVKMKLKNLFSSTTTETVYKADEKFDLVVLDRKDCTYSYYADPLYVFMDADYNQIEVEADNMSDVLNYLIDGMEDVCQVTFYDGKAISVELPNTIVREVEYTEPAVRGDTTGKIMKPARLLGTGYEIQVPGFVEIGDKIEIDPHNHEFRKRV; encoded by the coding sequence ATGAAAACCGCAATGGAATTACGCTCAGGTAACGTCGTCATGGTTGGTAATGACCCTATGGTTGTGCAGCGAGCAGAATTTACGAAATCTGGCCGTAACGCATCTGTGGTTAAAATGAAGCTGAAAAATTTGTTTTCCAGCACCACGACGGAAACGGTTTACAAAGCGGATGAAAAGTTCGATTTGGTCGTTCTCGATAGAAAAGACTGTACCTATAGCTACTATGCCGATCCGCTCTATGTTTTCATGGATGCCGATTACAATCAGATCGAAGTGGAAGCGGATAATATGTCGGATGTTCTGAATTATCTGATCGATGGCATGGAAGATGTTTGTCAGGTCACTTTTTACGATGGTAAAGCGATTTCCGTTGAATTACCGAACACGATTGTGCGTGAAGTGGAATATACCGAACCTGCGGTACGGGGCGATACCACCGGAAAAATCATGAAACCAGCCCGGCTTCTGGGAACAGGCTATGAAATCCAGGTTCCCGGTTTTGTGGAAATTGGCGACAAGATCGAAATTGATCCGCATAACCACGAATTCAGAAAACGTGTTTGA
- a CDS encoding universal stress protein, producing MYQRILVPVDGSATSGRALAEAVKFAQQHKARVEVVHVLEEIGYFDEENYLNYAELVDSLRHSGEKILAEVQMKLKQAGVPVEAKLLEANGERVAHVITAEAKNAQADLIIVGTHGRSGFSRLLLGSVAEGVVRTADIPILLIRGD from the coding sequence ATGTATCAGCGAATTTTAGTGCCGGTTGACGGCAGTGCAACATCCGGGCGCGCATTGGCCGAAGCGGTTAAATTTGCGCAACAGCACAAGGCACGTGTGGAAGTGGTGCATGTACTGGAGGAAATCGGGTATTTTGATGAGGAGAATTATCTCAATTATGCCGAGCTGGTCGATTCGTTGAGACACAGCGGCGAGAAAATACTTGCCGAAGTGCAGATGAAATTAAAACAAGCCGGGGTGCCGGTGGAGGCAAAGTTACTCGAAGCCAATGGAGAGCGAGTCGCCCATGTGATTACCGCCGAAGCGAAAAATGCGCAAGCGGATCTGATCATTGTAGGGACCCACGGCCGGTCCGGTTTTAGCCGCCTGTTGCTGGGCAGTGTGGCTGAAGGGGTGGTGCGCACGGCGGATATCCCGATCCTTCTGATCCGTGGCGATTGA
- the earP gene encoding elongation factor P maturation arginine rhamnosyltransferase EarP: MQRRWDIFCTVVDNFGDIGVCWRLAKQLTQDRNQMVRLWVDDLRCFSCIAPDVNPEIQQQNVQAVEICHWQKAFPEVEPADVVIEAFACELPDIYIAAMVRKNKQPVWINLEYLSAEPWVAQYHGLPSPHPRFPLTKTFFFPGFVPGTGGLLREKNLLAQREVFDFAAEQAFLDQKGLCERRSGEIRIALFCYDTAPVEDLIGVLSESSSPVLLIVPQGCVADRIEIILSHVASPNESLIKHRQLTVQIIPFMAQNDFDRLLWSCDINFVRGEDSFVRTQWASNPFIWNIYPQAEGAHWKKLEAFLDLYTAGMPPEMAIAVREMWFCWNGGKALNATMWMNFLALRESLIQHNKKWVKQLLEQDDLVSGLVQCVENQL; the protein is encoded by the coding sequence ATGCAACGCCGCTGGGATATTTTTTGCACGGTTGTCGATAACTTTGGCGATATCGGTGTGTGTTGGCGTTTGGCAAAGCAATTGACACAGGATCGTAACCAGATGGTGCGGTTATGGGTCGACGATTTACGGTGTTTTTCCTGCATTGCACCGGACGTGAATCCGGAAATTCAACAGCAGAACGTGCAAGCTGTTGAAATCTGTCATTGGCAGAAGGCATTCCCGGAAGTCGAACCCGCCGATGTGGTGATTGAAGCATTCGCTTGCGAGCTGCCTGATATTTATATCGCCGCGATGGTGCGCAAGAACAAGCAGCCCGTCTGGATCAATCTGGAATACCTCAGTGCCGAACCTTGGGTCGCACAATATCACGGTCTGCCTTCACCGCATCCGCGCTTTCCTCTAACCAAGACATTCTTTTTTCCCGGTTTTGTGCCGGGCACAGGCGGATTGTTGCGGGAAAAGAATTTATTAGCGCAAAGAGAGGTTTTTGATTTTGCTGCGGAGCAAGCGTTTCTGGATCAAAAAGGCCTGTGTGAACGCCGGTCCGGTGAGATCCGCATTGCGCTGTTTTGTTACGACACAGCACCGGTTGAGGACCTGATCGGTGTTTTGTCAGAATCTTCAAGCCCGGTTTTGCTGATTGTGCCGCAGGGGTGTGTGGCGGATCGTATCGAGATAATCTTAAGTCATGTTGCTTCGCCGAATGAATCATTAATCAAACATCGGCAGTTAACCGTGCAGATCATTCCGTTTATGGCGCAAAATGATTTCGACCGGTTGCTGTGGAGCTGCGACATCAATTTTGTGCGCGGTGAAGACTCTTTTGTCCGTACGCAGTGGGCAAGCAATCCTTTTATCTGGAATATTTATCCGCAGGCGGAAGGTGCGCACTGGAAAAAGCTGGAAGCTTTTCTTGATCTGTACACTGCGGGTATGCCGCCGGAAATGGCCATCGCAGTGCGTGAAATGTGGTTTTGCTGGAATGGCGGGAAGGCATTGAATGCTACGATGTGGATGAACTTCTTGGCATTGCGTGAGTCTCTGATCCAGCATAATAAAAAATGGGTTAAACAATTGCTCGAACAGGATGACTTAGTGTCTGGTCTGGTGCAGTGTGTTGAAAATCAGCTATAA
- the sufU gene encoding Fe-S cluster assembly sulfur transfer protein SufU, with protein MHTNSLYQEVILDHNRKPRNYGKLDHASHHATGHNPLCGDRLDITLQLEDDQINNIAFQGESCAICKASASMMTAAVKGKSRANAETLIHEFRELATGKLDTNQPHHLGRLTVFSGIRDLPTRVKCAILPWHTLHAALNSLDSASTEADDSAPTMPDHS; from the coding sequence ATGCATACCAATTCATTGTATCAAGAGGTCATCCTTGACCATAACCGGAAACCGCGCAACTACGGTAAACTGGATCATGCCAGCCATCATGCCACCGGGCATAACCCGCTCTGTGGTGATCGCCTGGATATTACGCTGCAACTGGAAGATGATCAGATCAACAACATCGCGTTTCAAGGTGAATCCTGCGCCATCTGCAAAGCATCCGCTTCGATGATGACTGCGGCGGTCAAGGGAAAGTCGCGCGCGAACGCGGAAACATTGATTCATGAATTCCGTGAACTGGCTACCGGAAAACTGGATACCAATCAACCGCATCATCTGGGCCGGTTAACTGTTTTTTCCGGCATACGGGATCTGCCGACACGGGTCAAATGCGCGATTCTACCGTGGCATACATTACATGCCGCATTGAATTCGCTCGATAGCGCATCGACTGAAGCAGACGATTCCGCGCCAACGATGCCGGATCATTCTTGA
- a CDS encoding DUF4126 family protein: MENYEALLTTIALMMGVSWASGINLYAVLLVLGWGGSTGHIDLPAELTVLEDPLVIGAAAVMYFIEFFIDKIPGMDSAWDSIQTFVRIPAGAMLAAGAVGDVTPALEIAAGILGGSLAATSHATKAGTRLLINTSPEPFTNWSASLTGDFMVFSGMWTAVRHPEIFLILLVIFIGIAIWLLPKLWYLIKVVLAKIGKFLGLVKAGPVTSAELDTSIPIQRHHHLSALERLQQLRDQGALTEQEFEQQKEKILNEGRH, encoded by the coding sequence ATGGAAAATTACGAAGCATTATTAACGACGATCGCCTTGATGATGGGTGTTTCCTGGGCAAGCGGCATCAATCTGTATGCGGTTTTGCTGGTATTGGGCTGGGGTGGTTCGACCGGTCATATCGATCTGCCAGCCGAGCTGACGGTATTGGAAGATCCATTGGTGATCGGCGCCGCTGCCGTGATGTATTTCATCGAGTTTTTTATCGACAAAATACCCGGAATGGATTCCGCTTGGGATTCCATTCAAACGTTTGTGCGCATTCCGGCTGGCGCCATGCTGGCGGCTGGCGCGGTCGGCGATGTGACACCGGCGCTTGAGATTGCGGCCGGTATTCTGGGAGGCAGCTTGGCCGCTACAAGTCATGCGACCAAGGCAGGCACAAGGTTGTTGATCAATACCTCGCCCGAACCTTTTACCAACTGGTCAGCCTCGCTCACGGGGGATTTTATGGTGTTCTCAGGCATGTGGACTGCAGTGAGGCACCCGGAAATCTTTCTCATCCTGCTGGTCATTTTTATCGGTATTGCCATTTGGTTACTGCCGAAGTTATGGTACTTGATCAAAGTGGTGCTCGCCAAAATAGGAAAATTTCTTGGCTTGGTAAAAGCCGGGCCGGTTACTTCCGCTGAATTAGACACCAGCATTCCCATACAGAGACATCATCACCTGTCTGCATTGGAACGGTTACAACAACTGCGCGACCAAGGGGCTCTGACGGAACAGGAATTTGAACAGCAGAAGGAAAAGATTCTGAACGAGGGGCGCCATTGA
- the sufD gene encoding Fe-S cluster assembly protein SufD yields MSEAISTSYLECLLKSWQAKPAESRAWLNQLRAQAIDCVSTQKLPTKRDEEWRFTDISPLTTLPYRPSQPDPTLKIEDIQHLFLNEAKNRLVFVDGHFSQSLSAIAEPAALIAGNLSALLSTQASILESHLGQYVPFDHNVFAALNTAFLQDGAVVIVPKNTVIAEPVHLLFIATQHEVTSYPRCLLIGETGSHVTLIEDYVALQHAAYITNSVTEISLAANAQAKHIRVQRESAQAFHLANCAVSLAHASNYQSVSISLGSQISRYNLDVRLTDEAAECTIDGLTLISDRQLADTHTCIDHAKPNGTSHQQHKCIADDAAHAVFNGKIIVRPQAQRTNSSQSSRNLLLSKTAQVDTKPQLEIFADDVKCSHGATVGQLDQEEIFYLRSRGLSETAARNLLTYAFGAEIISHIPVSSLRQQLEQAVLDQTQSNPS; encoded by the coding sequence ATGAGTGAAGCGATCAGTACCAGCTACCTTGAATGCCTGCTGAAGTCCTGGCAGGCGAAGCCGGCTGAATCACGCGCTTGGTTGAATCAATTGCGCGCTCAGGCCATCGATTGCGTCAGTACACAAAAACTGCCGACCAAGCGTGACGAGGAATGGCGCTTTACGGATATTTCACCGCTCACCACTCTGCCCTATCGGCCATCTCAACCGGATCCGACCCTAAAAATAGAAGACATTCAGCATTTGTTTCTGAATGAGGCTAAAAATCGTCTGGTGTTTGTTGACGGTCACTTTTCTCAGTCATTATCGGCCATCGCCGAACCTGCGGCACTGATCGCTGGTAATCTCTCGGCATTGCTATCCACGCAGGCATCGATACTGGAATCTCATCTGGGTCAATACGTGCCATTTGACCACAATGTGTTTGCCGCATTGAATACCGCTTTTTTGCAGGATGGCGCTGTCGTCATCGTGCCCAAAAATACCGTCATTGCTGAACCGGTTCACCTGTTGTTCATTGCAACACAACATGAAGTCACCAGTTACCCGCGTTGCTTGTTAATCGGCGAAACGGGCAGTCATGTTACGTTGATCGAAGATTATGTCGCACTTCAGCACGCGGCTTACATTACCAATTCAGTCACGGAAATCAGTCTGGCCGCAAATGCACAGGCCAAGCATATTCGCGTGCAACGCGAAAGCGCGCAAGCTTTTCATTTGGCGAATTGCGCGGTATCGCTCGCCCATGCCAGCAATTATCAATCGGTCAGCATTTCGCTAGGATCGCAGATTTCGCGCTATAACCTGGATGTGCGTTTAACCGATGAAGCAGCTGAATGCACCATAGACGGATTGACTTTGATATCGGATCGCCAGCTGGCCGATACCCATACTTGTATCGATCATGCCAAACCGAATGGCACCAGCCATCAGCAACACAAGTGCATCGCCGATGACGCCGCGCACGCCGTGTTTAATGGAAAAATCATCGTACGCCCTCAGGCACAACGCACTAACTCATCGCAATCCAGCCGTAACTTATTGCTGAGTAAAACAGCACAAGTGGATACCAAACCGCAGCTGGAAATTTTTGCCGATGATGTGAAATGCTCGCACGGTGCAACGGTCGGGCAGCTCGATCAGGAAGAAATTTTTTATTTGCGCAGCCGGGGTTTGTCAGAAACGGCCGCACGCAATTTATTAACGTATGCCTTTGGTGCCGAAATTATCAGCCATATCCCTGTCTCTTCGCTGAGACAGCAACTCGAGCAAGCGGTACTCGATCAAACGCAGAGTAACCCATCATGA
- the sufB gene encoding Fe-S cluster assembly protein SufB, whose product MSAVLQSLVNQPYKHGFVTDIESDIAPKGLNEEIIRLISAKKNEPEWLLSFRLKAYEKWLTMTAPEWQNVHYPKIDFQDISYYSAPKPKKKLASMDEVDPELLRTFEKLGVPMHERAALAGVAVDVIFDSVSVATTYKQKLAEVGIIFCSISEAVHTHPELIQKYLGSVVPVGDNYFAALNSAVFTDGSFCFIPKGVKCPMDLSTYFRINTEGSGQFERTLIIAEEGASVSYLEGCTAPRFDTNQLHAAVVELIALDNADIKYSTVQNWYAGDENGVGGIYNFVTKRGLAKGVNSRISWTQVETGSAITWKYPSCILRGDNSVGEFYSVAVTNNYQQADTGTKMIHIGKNTRSTIVSKGITAGHSNSSYRGLVRIAPTAEGARNYSQCDSMLIGDQCGAHTFPYIQVHNNSAKVEHEASTSKIGEDQLFYFSQRGIDAEEAVSMIINGFCKDVFQQLPMEFAVEATKLLSFKLEGSVG is encoded by the coding sequence ATGAGTGCAGTATTGCAAAGTCTGGTTAATCAACCGTACAAACATGGCTTCGTTACCGATATTGAGTCCGATATCGCCCCTAAGGGATTAAATGAAGAAATAATCCGGTTAATATCGGCTAAAAAAAATGAACCCGAGTGGCTTTTGTCATTCCGTCTGAAAGCCTATGAAAAATGGCTGACCATGACCGCACCCGAATGGCAGAATGTGCACTATCCAAAAATCGATTTCCAGGATATCAGCTACTATTCAGCACCAAAGCCGAAGAAAAAACTGGCCAGCATGGACGAAGTCGATCCTGAATTATTACGCACATTTGAAAAGCTGGGCGTGCCGATGCACGAACGCGCTGCACTGGCCGGTGTCGCTGTCGATGTGATATTCGATAGTGTTTCAGTGGCCACCACTTACAAGCAAAAACTGGCGGAAGTAGGCATTATTTTCTGTTCCATCTCGGAAGCAGTACATACTCACCCTGAGCTCATTCAGAAATACCTGGGGTCTGTTGTGCCGGTTGGCGACAATTACTTTGCAGCCTTGAATTCCGCAGTATTCACCGATGGTTCTTTCTGTTTCATTCCGAAAGGCGTCAAATGCCCCATGGATTTATCAACCTATTTCCGCATTAACACGGAAGGTTCCGGGCAATTTGAAAGAACGCTCATCATAGCGGAAGAAGGTGCATCCGTTTCCTATCTAGAAGGCTGCACTGCTCCGCGATTCGATACGAATCAACTGCATGCTGCTGTTGTTGAACTGATCGCCTTGGATAATGCGGATATTAAATATTCAACGGTACAAAATTGGTATGCCGGTGATGAAAATGGTGTCGGCGGTATTTATAACTTCGTCACGAAACGAGGACTGGCCAAAGGCGTCAATTCTCGGATTTCCTGGACGCAAGTGGAAACCGGCTCTGCGATCACATGGAAATATCCCTCTTGCATTTTGCGCGGCGATAACTCTGTTGGCGAATTTTATTCGGTCGCGGTCACGAACAATTATCAACAGGCCGATACCGGCACCAAAATGATCCATATTGGAAAAAACACACGCAGCACCATCGTCAGCAAAGGCATTACCGCAGGTCATTCCAATAGCAGCTATCGCGGATTGGTGCGAATTGCGCCAACTGCGGAAGGTGCACGCAACTATTCGCAATGCGACTCCATGCTGATCGGTGACCAATGTGGCGCGCATACGTTTCCATATATTCAGGTGCACAATAACAGCGCCAAGGTTGAGCATGAAGCTTCCACGTCAAAAATCGGTGAAGATCAGCTCTTTTACTTTTCACAACGCGGCATAGACGCCGAAGAAGCTGTCTCGATGATTATCAATGGTTTCTGCAAAGATGTATTTCAACAATTACCGATGGAATTCGCGGTTGAAGCTACCAAGCTTCTGAGCTTCAAACTGGAGGGCAGTGTCGGATGA
- a CDS encoding cysteine desulfurase, with protein sequence MTPANASLKSDVSSSPDWEKIRADFPILQLHIDGKPLAYLDNAASSQMPQQVIDRLVRYQTTQHANINRAVHYLSEVATLEYHNARCKLQQFINAREDREVIFTSGTTDSINLVMHGYGRKFIKAGDEIILTTLEHHSNIVPWQMLANEKGATICVVPVNDKGELEVDEYEKLFNERTKFVGLIHVSNALGTINPIKGMIDFAHRHGVPVLIDGAQAAPHITIDVQALDCDFYTFSAHKLCGPTGIGILYGKAALLEAMQPFKGGGDMITSVTFEKTIYNTIPHKFEAGTPPIAAAIGFGAAVDYLTAIGIEQIAAYELGLLKYATACLNDIPGVRIIGTAAEKTAVISFAIDGIHPHDIGTILNQDGVAVRTGHHCAQPVMQRFNVPATSRASFAFYNKKTEVDALVAGIKTVQKIFL encoded by the coding sequence ATGACGCCAGCGAATGCTTCTTTGAAATCTGACGTTTCTTCCAGTCCGGATTGGGAAAAGATTCGCGCCGATTTTCCGATTTTGCAACTCCACATTGATGGCAAGCCATTGGCCTACCTTGACAATGCAGCATCCAGTCAAATGCCGCAACAAGTGATTGATCGTTTGGTGCGATATCAGACAACGCAACACGCCAACATCAACCGTGCTGTCCATTATTTATCCGAAGTCGCCACGCTGGAGTATCACAACGCGCGATGCAAGTTGCAGCAATTCATCAATGCACGCGAAGACCGGGAAGTCATTTTCACCAGCGGCACGACCGATTCCATTAACCTGGTAATGCATGGTTATGGCCGGAAATTCATCAAAGCAGGCGATGAAATCATTCTGACCACATTGGAGCATCACTCCAACATCGTGCCGTGGCAAATGCTTGCTAACGAGAAAGGCGCAACGATCTGTGTTGTTCCGGTCAATGACAAGGGCGAACTGGAAGTTGATGAATATGAGAAACTATTTAACGAACGTACCAAGTTTGTCGGCCTGATCCACGTATCAAATGCACTCGGCACGATCAATCCCATCAAAGGAATGATCGATTTCGCGCATCGGCACGGTGTGCCGGTATTGATTGACGGTGCGCAGGCAGCTCCGCATATCACCATCGACGTGCAAGCGCTCGATTGCGATTTTTACACCTTCTCCGCTCATAAACTGTGCGGCCCGACCGGTATCGGCATTCTTTATGGCAAAGCGGCCTTGCTTGAAGCGATGCAACCCTTTAAAGGCGGTGGCGATATGATCACTTCCGTCACATTTGAGAAAACGATCTACAACACCATTCCGCACAAATTCGAGGCTGGCACGCCGCCAATCGCTGCCGCCATCGGTTTCGGTGCAGCCGTTGACTATTTGACGGCAATCGGTATCGAACAAATCGCTGCGTATGAATTAGGATTACTGAAGTATGCGACGGCATGCCTCAACGACATTCCCGGGGTCAGAATCATCGGCACCGCCGCAGAGAAAACAGCGGTCATTTCGTTCGCCATCGACGGCATTCATCCGCATGATATCGGCACCATCCTGAATCAGGATGGCGTTGCAGTCCGTACCGGACATCACTGCGCCCAACCCGTCATGCAACGCTTTAATGTACCGGCCACTTCCCGCGCCTCATTTGCTTTTTATAATAAGAAAACAGAAGTTGATGCTTTGGTGGCGGGCATAAAAACTGTCCAAAAGATTTTTTTATAA
- a CDS encoding NifU family protein: MPKIADIEGTPNKNALKFILKEPLTWGVARSYDNAEAAKDDPLASALFDIDHVTNVFYIDHWITVTQDGDANWQDLAREIADPIRAAPAATAQSAETVAAASNALADLSPEDQLRLEKINVLLDEEVRPYLQHDGGDLHILGLEGNILRIHYQGACGTCPSSISGTLRGIENMLKTLEPDIQVIAS, encoded by the coding sequence ATGCCAAAAATTGCTGATATTGAAGGTACGCCGAATAAAAACGCTTTGAAGTTTATCCTCAAGGAACCACTGACATGGGGGGTTGCACGCTCGTACGATAACGCCGAAGCTGCCAAGGACGATCCATTGGCTTCCGCGCTATTCGATATCGATCATGTCACGAATGTTTTTTACATCGATCATTGGATCACCGTCACTCAAGACGGAGACGCCAATTGGCAGGATCTGGCGCGCGAAATCGCCGATCCTATCCGTGCGGCGCCCGCTGCCACGGCGCAATCCGCCGAAACCGTAGCGGCTGCCAGTAATGCACTCGCCGATTTAAGTCCGGAAGATCAATTGCGTCTGGAGAAAATCAATGTCCTGCTGGACGAAGAAGTGCGCCCGTACTTGCAGCACGACGGCGGAGATTTGCACATTCTGGGACTGGAAGGCAATATTTTGCGCATTCATTATCAAGGCGCATGCGGCACATGCCCCAGCTCGATATCCGGTACCCTGAGAGGAATCGAGAATATGCTGAAAACGCTTGAACCGGATATCCAAGTAATCGCCAGTTAA
- the sufC gene encoding Fe-S cluster assembly ATPase SufC, whose product MIIANSPTILSVQGLRASINGTEILKGIDLTVRSGEIHAIMGLNGSGKSTFAKVLAGHSAYEVTGGSIQFEDKNLLELPPEERARAGLFLAFQYPIEIPGVANTQFLRLAYNTVQTQRGKEELDPLEFDDFVREKMKLLEMKADFLDRSVNEGFSGGEKKRNEILQMALLEPRLSILDETDSGLDIDALKIVANGVNRITNKDNATILVTHYQRLLDYIVPDFVHVMQAGRIVMTGGKELALELETRGYDWITANKQPAAGVSA is encoded by the coding sequence ATGATTATTGCAAATAGTCCCACCATCCTTTCGGTGCAAGGCCTGCGCGCCAGCATCAACGGTACTGAAATTCTCAAAGGAATCGATCTTACGGTCAGAAGTGGCGAAATACATGCCATCATGGGCTTGAATGGATCGGGTAAAAGCACTTTTGCCAAAGTGCTGGCAGGTCATTCCGCGTATGAAGTCACCGGCGGATCGATTCAATTTGAAGATAAAAACTTGTTGGAATTACCACCCGAAGAACGTGCCCGTGCCGGATTATTCCTGGCTTTCCAATATCCGATTGAAATTCCAGGCGTAGCCAACACGCAATTCCTTCGCCTTGCCTATAACACGGTACAAACGCAACGCGGCAAAGAAGAATTGGATCCGCTCGAATTCGATGATTTTGTGCGTGAGAAAATGAAACTACTGGAAATGAAAGCTGATTTTCTCGACCGCAGTGTCAATGAAGGTTTTTCCGGTGGTGAAAAGAAACGTAACGAAATTTTGCAGATGGCGTTATTGGAACCCAGATTGAGCATACTCGATGAAACCGACTCGGGTCTCGATATCGATGCGCTCAAAATCGTCGCCAATGGCGTCAACCGGATCACCAACAAAGACAATGCAACGATTCTGGTAACCCATTATCAGCGCTTATTGGATTATATCGTGCCCGATTTTGTGCATGTCATGCAGGCAGGCCGCATTGTCATGACCGGCGGCAAAGAGCTCGCATTGGAACTGGAAACACGCGGTTATGACTGGATCACTGCGAACAAGCAACCGGCTGCCGGAGTTAGCGCATGA
- a CDS encoding SH3 domain-containing protein, with protein MLNQSELQNNKTTKLWFQASLPRVCKEAYSLSNLPIVIIIALSFTGCASQEQLPAPVIETAPVTASQEENLRKEIARLEKLLAEKDELIKNQQIRQKNQAQVLREVNKEATRAQVKLHRLATKPGTASAIAETEVALANLKQTKVSPADQVLQIQAKHLVDTASVLFAKDQYASAMNYITQAKQLISLITTPNHKKTADENNSLLEFHTPIKLHTKANINLRKLPSAKAQLVTTLKKNTVVIANASQGSWLRVQVDQKQGWVLNTGLEAGKNHHP; from the coding sequence ATGCTGAATCAGTCAGAATTACAGAACAATAAGACGACAAAGCTTTGGTTTCAAGCGTCATTACCACGTGTTTGTAAAGAGGCTTATTCATTATCGAATCTGCCGATTGTTATCATTATTGCCCTGAGTTTTACCGGATGCGCTTCCCAGGAGCAACTTCCCGCTCCGGTTATTGAAACAGCACCCGTCACTGCTTCACAGGAAGAAAATCTACGCAAGGAAATCGCTCGCCTGGAAAAATTGCTCGCGGAAAAAGACGAATTAATCAAGAATCAGCAAATACGCCAGAAAAATCAGGCGCAAGTACTGCGAGAAGTCAACAAGGAAGCAACGCGGGCGCAAGTGAAGCTGCACAGACTCGCAACCAAACCCGGCACCGCCTCTGCCATCGCGGAAACCGAGGTGGCACTGGCAAACCTGAAACAAACGAAGGTTTCTCCAGCGGACCAAGTGCTGCAAATTCAAGCCAAGCATTTGGTCGATACCGCCTCGGTACTGTTTGCCAAGGATCAGTATGCCTCGGCCATGAATTATATTACCCAGGCCAAGCAATTGATCAGTTTGATCACAACCCCCAATCACAAAAAAACAGCTGATGAAAATAACTCGCTGCTGGAATTTCACACACCGATAAAATTACACACCAAGGCAAACATCAATTTACGCAAATTGCCAAGCGCCAAGGCGCAATTAGTGACCACGCTGAAAAAAAATACCGTGGTCATAGCGAATGCCAGTCAGGGTTCATGGTTACGCGTTCAAGTCGACCAGAAACAAGGCTGGGTTCTCAATACCGGTCTAGAAGCGGGCAAAAATCACCATCCTTAG